One genomic region from Athalia rosae chromosome 3, iyAthRosa1.1, whole genome shotgun sequence encodes:
- the LOC105686400 gene encoding protein alan shepard isoform X15, producing MAVRMENAAPRKLNYKVMGTNGQRPTYAGANNGSAGNGGAGGVGVGPTGGHGLKGGAGGGPRGGNPVQYRPSGTAAWGTVPPHATTQAYPTYPRYPNAVSAAAAAAAQMPGNAQQLPPTATPYTPYSQHASYGGQRVPTASSPANTNSSSSSATGSQSGTMSTSLSNNAMQGQQTEQLSKTNLYIRGLNQNTTDKDLVNMCAQYGTITSTKAILDKNTNKCKGYGFVDFESPLAADTAVKALMAKGIQAQMAKVGIWLLRRLASVRWLCMQQQEQDPTNLYIANLPLNFKENDVETLLAQYGQVISTRILRDPNGQSKGVGFARMESKEKCEQIIQMFNGKALQGAKDPLLVKFADGGNKKKTIYKTPIWREPGDNIALNYDASGVGQNGVATAHMLPAATLAQYGRHYGQVPGYSVPGGPWVTPYLVQTAPPHMQQVDMMPSADPSNAQYSIMPQLTTQMSTMHLGTASYIAASPHPYPYTTYPAPSIIHTMPMGDSEQTSNAASPDDSYQQYQTQQPK from the exons GGTACGAATGGACAGAGACCGACGTACGCGGGTGCCAATAACGGAAGTGCGGGTAACGGGGGAGCAGGAGGCGTTGGCGTCGGACCTACCGGAGGTCACGGGCTGAAGGGAGGCGCAGGCGGAGGTCCGAGGGGTGGAAATCCGGTGCAGTATCGCCCCAGCGGCACCGCCGCATGGGGCACCGTTCCGCCCCACGCAACGACACAGGCTTACCCAACTTATCCGAGATATCCCAACGCGGTTTCCGCTGCCGCAGCCGCAGCAGCCCAAATGCCAGGCAACGCGCAGCAGCTTCCTCCAACAGCTACACCCTACACGCCCTATTCGCAACACGCATCG TACGGAGGGCAGAGAGTTCCCACTGCCTCGTCACCTGCTAACACAAATAGCAGCTCGAGCAGTGCTACAGGCAGCCAAAGCGGAACCATGAGTACCAGCCTTAGTAACAATGCTATGCAAGGACAGCAGACGGAGCAGCTCTCCAAAACAAACTTGTATATTCGTGGCCTGAACCAAAATACTACAGACAAGGATCTTGTTAATATGTGTGCTCA gtATGGAACTATAACTTCTACAAAGGCGATTCTggataaaaatacaaataaatgtaAAG GTTATGGCTTTGTAGACTTTGAGTCACCGCTGGCGGCAGACACTGCTGTGAAAGCACTGATGGCCAAAGGCATCCAAGCGCAGATGGCGAAAGTGGGTATCTGGTTGCTCCGTAGACTGGCCAGTGTACGTTGGTTGTGCATGCAA CAACAGGAGCAGGACCCTACCAACTTGTACATAGCCAACCTGCCCCTCAACTTCAAGGAAAATGACGTAGAAACTTTGCTTGCTCAATACGGCCAGGTGATTTCGACACGTATTCTACGTGATCCAAATGGTCAGAGCAAAGGTGTCGGGTTTGCAAG AATGGAATCGAAAGAGAAATGCGAACAAATCATTCAGATGTTTAATGGAAAAGCATTACAAGGAGCAAAGGATCCTTTATTAGTGAAATTTGCTGATGgaggcaacaaaaaaaagactatATACAAGACTCCCATATGGAGGGAACCTGGCGAT AACATAGCTTTGAACTACGATGCAAGTGGAGTTGGTCAAAATGGCGTTGCAACGGCTCACATGCTGCCTGCGGCAACATTGGCTCAGTATGGTCGTCACTATGGCCAAGTTCCTGGTTACAGTGTTCCTGGAGGCCCTTGGGTCACCCCGTACCTCGTACAAACGGCACCACCGCACATGCAACAGGTTGAC ATGATGCCATCAGCTGATCCAAGCAATGCGCAGTATAGCATAATGCCACAGCTAACGACACAAATGTCCACTATGCATTTGGGAACAGCTTCC TACATAGCGGCGAGCCCTCATCCATACCCGTACACTACATACCCTGCACCTAGCATTATCCACACCATGCCGATGGGTGATTCTGAACAGACGAGCAACGCAGCATCCCCGGATGACTCCTATCAACAATACCAGACTCAGCAGCCCAAGTAG
- the LOC105686400 gene encoding protein alan shepard isoform X11: protein MAVRMENAAPRKLNYKVMGTNGQRPTYAGANNGSAGNGGAGGVGVGPTGGHGLKGGAGGGPRGGNPVQYRPSGTAAWGTVPPHATTQAYPTYPRYPNAVSAAAAAAAQMPGNAQQLPPTATPYTPYSQHASPPGLLSTNYCWPNSAMMSNGQMMSWKRQRPGGFLRSGNGFYAPNENTPMPPHARRLLDCKSNKNFGMNSLDTREGIPTNKFNKTGQRTGVALYGGQRVPTASSPANTNSSSSSATGSQSGTMSTSLSNNAMQGQQTEQLSKTNLYIRGLNQNTTDKDLVNMCAQYGTITSTKAILDKNTNKCKGYGFVDFESPLAADTAVKALMAKGIQAQMAKEQDPTNLYIANLPLNFKENDVETLLAQYGQVISTRILRDPNGQSKGVGFARMESKEKCEQIIQMFNGKALQGAKDPLLVKFADGGNKKKTIYKTPIWREPGDNIALNYDASGVGQNGVATAHMLPAATLAQYGRHYGQVPGYSVPGGPWVTPYLVQTAPPHMQQVDMMPSADPSNAQYSIMPQLTTQMSTMHLGTASYIAASPHPYPYTTYPAPSIIHTMPMGDSEQTSNAASPDDSYQQYQTQQPKYDYAEGYIS from the exons GGTACGAATGGACAGAGACCGACGTACGCGGGTGCCAATAACGGAAGTGCGGGTAACGGGGGAGCAGGAGGCGTTGGCGTCGGACCTACCGGAGGTCACGGGCTGAAGGGAGGCGCAGGCGGAGGTCCGAGGGGTGGAAATCCGGTGCAGTATCGCCCCAGCGGCACCGCCGCATGGGGCACCGTTCCGCCCCACGCAACGACACAGGCTTACCCAACTTATCCGAGATATCCCAACGCGGTTTCCGCTGCCGCAGCCGCAGCAGCCCAAATGCCAGGCAACGCGCAGCAGCTTCCTCCAACAGCTACACCCTACACGCCCTATTCGCAACACGCATCG CCGCCTGGCCTTCTGTCAACCAATTACTGTTGGCCAAATAGTGCCATGATGTCAAACGGTCAGATGATGTCTTGGAAAAGACAAAGACCTGGCGGGTTTCTCAGGAGTGGCAACGGATTCTATGCACCGAATGAAAATACCCCGATGCCTCCCCATGCCAGGCGACTGTTAGATTGCAAatctaataaaaattttggcaTGAATAGTCTGGATACGCGTGAGGGCATTCCCAccaataaatttaataaaactgGACAAAGAACAGGCGTTGCATTG TACGGAGGGCAGAGAGTTCCCACTGCCTCGTCACCTGCTAACACAAATAGCAGCTCGAGCAGTGCTACAGGCAGCCAAAGCGGAACCATGAGTACCAGCCTTAGTAACAATGCTATGCAAGGACAGCAGACGGAGCAGCTCTCCAAAACAAACTTGTATATTCGTGGCCTGAACCAAAATACTACAGACAAGGATCTTGTTAATATGTGTGCTCA gtATGGAACTATAACTTCTACAAAGGCGATTCTggataaaaatacaaataaatgtaAAG GTTATGGCTTTGTAGACTTTGAGTCACCGCTGGCGGCAGACACTGCTGTGAAAGCACTGATGGCCAAAGGCATCCAAGCGCAGATGGCGAAA GAGCAGGACCCTACCAACTTGTACATAGCCAACCTGCCCCTCAACTTCAAGGAAAATGACGTAGAAACTTTGCTTGCTCAATACGGCCAGGTGATTTCGACACGTATTCTACGTGATCCAAATGGTCAGAGCAAAGGTGTCGGGTTTGCAAG AATGGAATCGAAAGAGAAATGCGAACAAATCATTCAGATGTTTAATGGAAAAGCATTACAAGGAGCAAAGGATCCTTTATTAGTGAAATTTGCTGATGgaggcaacaaaaaaaagactatATACAAGACTCCCATATGGAGGGAACCTGGCGAT AACATAGCTTTGAACTACGATGCAAGTGGAGTTGGTCAAAATGGCGTTGCAACGGCTCACATGCTGCCTGCGGCAACATTGGCTCAGTATGGTCGTCACTATGGCCAAGTTCCTGGTTACAGTGTTCCTGGAGGCCCTTGGGTCACCCCGTACCTCGTACAAACGGCACCACCGCACATGCAACAGGTTGAC ATGATGCCATCAGCTGATCCAAGCAATGCGCAGTATAGCATAATGCCACAGCTAACGACACAAATGTCCACTATGCATTTGGGAACAGCTTCC TACATAGCGGCGAGCCCTCATCCATACCCGTACACTACATACCCTGCACCTAGCATTATCCACACCATGCCGATGGGTGATTCTGAACAGACGAGCAACGCAGCATCCCCGGATGACTCCTATCAACAATACCAGACTCAGCAGCCCAA ATACGACTATGCCGAGGGTTACATAAGTTAG
- the LOC105686400 gene encoding protein alan shepard isoform X14, which produces MAVRMENAAPRKLNYKVMGTNGQRPTYAGANNGSAGNGGAGGVGVGPTGGHGLKGGAGGGPRGGNPVQYRPSGTAAWGTVPPHATTQAYPTYPRYPNAVSAAAAAAAQMPGNAQQLPPTATPYTPYSQHASYGGQRVPTASSPANTNSSSSSATGSQSGTMSTSLSNNAMQGQQTEQLSKTNLYIRGLNQNTTDKDLVNMCAQYGTITSTKAILDKNTNKCKGYGFVDFESPLAADTAVKALMAKGIQAQMAKVGIWLLRRLASVRWLCMQQQEQDPTNLYIANLPLNFKENDVETLLAQYGQVISTRILRDPNGQSKGVGFARMESKEKCEQIIQMFNGKALQGAKDPLLVKFADGGNKKKTIYKTPIWREPGDNIALNYDASGVGQNGVATAHMLPAATLAQYGRHYGQVPGYSVPGGPWVTPYLVQTAPPHMQQVDMMPSADPSNAQYSIMPQLTTQMSTMHLGTASYIAASPHPYPYTTYPAPSIIHTMPMGDSEQTSNAASPDDSYQQYQTQQPKYDYAEGYIS; this is translated from the exons GGTACGAATGGACAGAGACCGACGTACGCGGGTGCCAATAACGGAAGTGCGGGTAACGGGGGAGCAGGAGGCGTTGGCGTCGGACCTACCGGAGGTCACGGGCTGAAGGGAGGCGCAGGCGGAGGTCCGAGGGGTGGAAATCCGGTGCAGTATCGCCCCAGCGGCACCGCCGCATGGGGCACCGTTCCGCCCCACGCAACGACACAGGCTTACCCAACTTATCCGAGATATCCCAACGCGGTTTCCGCTGCCGCAGCCGCAGCAGCCCAAATGCCAGGCAACGCGCAGCAGCTTCCTCCAACAGCTACACCCTACACGCCCTATTCGCAACACGCATCG TACGGAGGGCAGAGAGTTCCCACTGCCTCGTCACCTGCTAACACAAATAGCAGCTCGAGCAGTGCTACAGGCAGCCAAAGCGGAACCATGAGTACCAGCCTTAGTAACAATGCTATGCAAGGACAGCAGACGGAGCAGCTCTCCAAAACAAACTTGTATATTCGTGGCCTGAACCAAAATACTACAGACAAGGATCTTGTTAATATGTGTGCTCA gtATGGAACTATAACTTCTACAAAGGCGATTCTggataaaaatacaaataaatgtaAAG GTTATGGCTTTGTAGACTTTGAGTCACCGCTGGCGGCAGACACTGCTGTGAAAGCACTGATGGCCAAAGGCATCCAAGCGCAGATGGCGAAAGTGGGTATCTGGTTGCTCCGTAGACTGGCCAGTGTACGTTGGTTGTGCATGCAA CAACAGGAGCAGGACCCTACCAACTTGTACATAGCCAACCTGCCCCTCAACTTCAAGGAAAATGACGTAGAAACTTTGCTTGCTCAATACGGCCAGGTGATTTCGACACGTATTCTACGTGATCCAAATGGTCAGAGCAAAGGTGTCGGGTTTGCAAG AATGGAATCGAAAGAGAAATGCGAACAAATCATTCAGATGTTTAATGGAAAAGCATTACAAGGAGCAAAGGATCCTTTATTAGTGAAATTTGCTGATGgaggcaacaaaaaaaagactatATACAAGACTCCCATATGGAGGGAACCTGGCGAT AACATAGCTTTGAACTACGATGCAAGTGGAGTTGGTCAAAATGGCGTTGCAACGGCTCACATGCTGCCTGCGGCAACATTGGCTCAGTATGGTCGTCACTATGGCCAAGTTCCTGGTTACAGTGTTCCTGGAGGCCCTTGGGTCACCCCGTACCTCGTACAAACGGCACCACCGCACATGCAACAGGTTGAC ATGATGCCATCAGCTGATCCAAGCAATGCGCAGTATAGCATAATGCCACAGCTAACGACACAAATGTCCACTATGCATTTGGGAACAGCTTCC TACATAGCGGCGAGCCCTCATCCATACCCGTACACTACATACCCTGCACCTAGCATTATCCACACCATGCCGATGGGTGATTCTGAACAGACGAGCAACGCAGCATCCCCGGATGACTCCTATCAACAATACCAGACTCAGCAGCCCAA ATACGACTATGCCGAGGGTTACATAAGTTAG